A portion of the Corynebacterium heidelbergense genome contains these proteins:
- a CDS encoding DUF349 domain-containing protein, which yields MTQHPATPDSPAPGSAPSGPSPKPTPKPHPLPGPATTPGSPAAATPTPAPVPTPAQSDAATFGRVDEDGTVWVRTANGERQVGQWQAGSPKEGLAHYASRYQDLATEVALLQARLKSHPEEAQRIGSDATALRAGLDTAAVVGDLVALDRQLAAIEQASVDTKEQLEQRRQQEREQSLARKEQLATEAETIAAESTNWKASGDRLREMFEEWRTIRGVDKSTDDALWERFSTARESFHRRRGAHFAELDRNRSSVKRAKEEIIARAEELQDSTDWVETSKAFRGLMDEWKAAGRAGRAADDKLWDRFRAAQDVFFGARKAAEAKKDEQYQHNAEAKQALLNEYSPLISDATSLASAKAALRELQDKWEEVGYVPRRDISRFEKDIRTLEDKVAALEDREWRRTDPELQARVAQFQGRADRLAAEAEAAAANGKTAKAEQLRQQAEQWQEWARTAASATES from the coding sequence ATGACGCAGCATCCCGCGACTCCTGATTCCCCTGCCCCCGGCTCCGCCCCGTCTGGCCCCTCGCCGAAGCCGACTCCCAAGCCCCATCCCCTCCCCGGCCCCGCGACCACTCCCGGGTCCCCTGCTGCCGCAACGCCTACGCCCGCCCCGGTGCCCACCCCAGCGCAGTCCGATGCCGCCACCTTCGGCCGGGTGGACGAGGATGGCACCGTGTGGGTCCGCACCGCCAATGGGGAGCGCCAGGTCGGCCAGTGGCAGGCGGGCAGCCCGAAGGAGGGCCTCGCCCACTATGCGAGCCGCTACCAGGACCTAGCCACGGAGGTAGCGCTGCTGCAGGCCCGCTTGAAATCGCACCCGGAGGAGGCCCAGCGCATTGGGTCGGACGCCACCGCCCTACGCGCCGGCCTGGACACCGCAGCTGTCGTGGGCGATCTCGTGGCCCTCGACCGGCAGCTAGCCGCCATCGAGCAGGCCAGCGTGGACACTAAAGAGCAGTTGGAGCAACGGCGCCAGCAGGAGCGGGAGCAATCCCTGGCCCGCAAGGAACAGTTGGCCACGGAAGCAGAAACCATCGCCGCGGAGTCCACCAACTGGAAGGCCTCCGGCGACCGGCTACGCGAGATGTTCGAGGAATGGCGCACGATCCGGGGCGTGGACAAATCCACCGACGATGCCCTGTGGGAGCGTTTCTCCACCGCCCGCGAGAGCTTCCACCGCCGCCGTGGTGCCCACTTCGCGGAGTTGGACCGTAACCGCTCCAGCGTCAAGCGCGCGAAGGAGGAGATTATCGCCCGTGCGGAGGAGCTGCAGGATTCCACGGACTGGGTGGAGACGTCCAAGGCATTCCGGGGGCTCATGGACGAGTGGAAAGCCGCGGGTCGCGCCGGTCGCGCCGCCGATGACAAGCTGTGGGACCGTTTCCGGGCAGCCCAGGACGTTTTCTTCGGAGCCCGCAAGGCCGCCGAGGCCAAAAAGGACGAGCAGTACCAGCACAATGCCGAGGCCAAGCAGGCATTGTTGAATGAATATTCCCCGCTCATTTCGGACGCCACCTCCCTAGCGTCCGCGAAAGCGGCCCTCCGGGAGCTGCAAGATAAGTGGGAGGAAGTGGGCTACGTCCCCCGCCGGGACATCTCCCGCTTCGAGAAGGACATCCGCACCTTGGAGGACAAGGTCGCCGCCCTGGAGGATAGAGAATGGCGGCGAACCGACCCCGAGCTCCAGGCCCGGGTGGCCCAGTTCCAGGGCCGCGCGGATCGATTGGCCGCCGAGGCGGAGGCCGCCGCCGCGAACGGCAAGACCGCCAAGGCCGAGCAGTTGCGCCAGCAGGCCGAGCAGTGGCAGGAGTGGGCGCGGACTGCGGCCTCGGCTACGGAGAGCTAA
- the miaB gene encoding tRNA (N6-isopentenyl adenosine(37)-C2)-methylthiotransferase MiaB yields the protein MGDDFQTSWEADSASARTYEVRTFGCQMNVHDSERLSGLLESSGYVAAPHGSVPDVLVYNTCAVRENADNRLYGTLGQVKAVKDAHPGMQIAVGGCMAQKDGQRIVDRAPWVDVVFGTHNLGSLPTLLQRAEHNERAEVEIVDALEQFPSVLPAKRESAYAGWVSISVGCNNTCTFCIVPSLRGKEQDRRPGDILAEVRALVEQGVTEVTLLGQNVNAYGVNFSDATLPRDRGAFAKLLRACGEIEGLRRLRFTSPHPAEFTEDVIEAMAETPVVCPQLHMPLQSGSDRVLKQMRRSYRSRKFLGILDRVRERLPHAAITTDIIVGFPGETEEDFQDTLNVVEQARFASAFTFQYSPRPGTPAATMDQQVPKDVVQHRYDRLLRLQERISEEENRALVGTTQELLVLEGGGRKNDRTHRMSGRCRDGRLVHFAHDGSVRPGDEVTVEITSAAPHFLISDTGVRDHVRTRAGDMSEAGRVPTTAPVGVGLGLPTIRRDDAVEQIGR from the coding sequence ATTGGCGATGATTTTCAGACTTCGTGGGAGGCCGATTCCGCGTCGGCGCGTACCTACGAAGTGCGGACCTTTGGGTGTCAGATGAACGTTCACGATTCCGAGCGCCTCTCTGGGCTTCTGGAAAGCTCCGGGTATGTCGCGGCCCCGCACGGCTCCGTCCCGGACGTGCTGGTGTACAACACCTGTGCTGTGCGCGAGAATGCGGACAACCGGCTCTACGGAACTCTGGGACAGGTAAAGGCGGTCAAGGACGCCCACCCGGGCATGCAGATCGCCGTGGGCGGGTGTATGGCCCAGAAGGATGGCCAGCGGATTGTTGATCGGGCCCCGTGGGTGGACGTGGTCTTCGGGACGCACAACCTGGGTTCCCTGCCCACCTTGTTGCAGCGCGCGGAGCACAACGAGCGCGCCGAGGTGGAGATCGTGGATGCCCTGGAGCAGTTCCCCTCCGTCCTGCCCGCCAAGCGCGAATCGGCCTACGCGGGGTGGGTCTCCATCTCCGTGGGGTGCAATAACACGTGCACGTTCTGCATCGTGCCCTCCCTGCGCGGCAAAGAGCAGGATCGGCGGCCGGGCGACATCCTGGCGGAGGTCAGGGCACTGGTGGAGCAGGGGGTCACCGAGGTCACTCTGCTGGGGCAGAACGTCAATGCCTACGGTGTTAATTTTTCGGACGCCACCCTCCCGCGCGATCGTGGGGCCTTCGCGAAGCTGCTGCGAGCCTGCGGCGAGATTGAGGGCCTGCGGCGCCTGCGGTTCACCAGCCCGCACCCGGCGGAGTTCACGGAGGACGTGATCGAGGCCATGGCGGAGACTCCCGTGGTGTGCCCGCAGCTCCACATGCCGCTGCAGTCCGGCTCGGACCGGGTGCTCAAGCAGATGCGGCGGTCCTACCGCTCCCGGAAGTTCCTCGGAATCCTCGACCGGGTCCGGGAGCGACTGCCGCACGCCGCGATCACGACGGACATCATTGTCGGCTTCCCCGGGGAGACGGAGGAGGACTTCCAGGACACCTTGAATGTCGTGGAACAGGCCCGCTTCGCCAGTGCCTTCACCTTCCAATACTCCCCGCGCCCGGGCACGCCGGCGGCCACGATGGACCAGCAGGTGCCGAAGGACGTTGTGCAGCACCGCTACGACCGGTTGCTGCGTCTCCAGGAGCGCATCAGCGAAGAGGAGAACCGGGCCCTCGTGGGCACGACCCAAGAGCTGCTGGTGCTAGAGGGCGGGGGCCGCAAGAACGACCGGACCCACCGGATGAGTGGGCGCTGCAGGGACGGGCGGCTAGTCCACTTCGCCCACGACGGCTCGGTGCGCCCGGGGGACGAGGTGACCGTGGAGATCACCTCCGCCGCCCCGCACTTCCTCATCTCGGATACGGGCGTGCGCGATCACGTGCGCACCCGGGCGGGGGATATGTCCGAGGCCGGGCGGGTGCCCACAACCGCCCCGGTGGGGGTGGGACTAGGGTTACCAACTATCCGCCGCGATGACGCGGTTGAGCAGATCGGAAGGTAG
- a CDS encoding amino acid ABC transporter ATP-binding protein, with protein sequence MISLKGVDKHYGDYHALRNINLDVPAGQVVVLLGPSGSGKSTLCRTINRLETIDSGEIRINGELLPEEGKDLARLRSEVGMVFQSFNLFSHMTILENVTLAPRKVRKLSAADAKEKAMSLLERVGIAEHAQKYPAQLSGGQQQRVAIARALAMDPAVMLFDEPTSALDPEMINEVLDVMADLASGGMTMVCVTHEMGFARKVANRILFMAEGSIVEDAKPADFFQNPQTDRAKDFLGKILGH encoded by the coding sequence ATGATCTCGCTCAAGGGGGTGGACAAACACTACGGCGACTACCACGCCCTCCGGAACATCAACCTCGACGTGCCCGCCGGGCAGGTGGTCGTGCTTCTCGGCCCCTCCGGCTCCGGCAAATCCACCCTGTGCCGCACCATCAACCGCCTCGAGACCATCGATAGCGGCGAGATCCGCATCAACGGCGAACTCCTACCGGAGGAAGGCAAAGACCTCGCCCGGTTGCGCTCCGAAGTGGGAATGGTCTTCCAGTCCTTCAATTTGTTCAGCCACATGACCATCCTGGAGAACGTCACGCTCGCGCCCCGCAAGGTGCGCAAACTCTCCGCGGCGGACGCCAAGGAAAAGGCCATGAGCCTGCTGGAGCGCGTCGGTATCGCCGAGCACGCGCAGAAGTACCCGGCGCAATTGTCCGGCGGTCAGCAGCAGCGCGTCGCGATCGCCCGGGCCCTGGCCATGGACCCCGCGGTCATGCTCTTCGATGAGCCGACGTCCGCCCTGGATCCGGAGATGATCAATGAGGTTCTGGACGTCATGGCCGACCTCGCCTCCGGGGGCATGACGATGGTGTGCGTGACCCACGAGATGGGGTTTGCCCGCAAGGTTGCCAACCGCATCTTGTTCATGGCGGAGGGCAGCATTGTGGAGGACGCCAAACCGGCGGATTTCTTCCAGAACCCGCAGACGGATCGAGCCAAGGACTTCCTGGGCAAGATCCTGGGCCACTAA
- a CDS encoding glutamate ABC transporter substrate-binding protein gives MTYSTHHRSAQRPAAGLLRRVGAALLAACTVMGLAACSGGEPRDLLSSIRDGHVILGTKFDQPGLGVRTPDRDFAGVDTDVSRFVVNYLAHKHGWAEPKVTWRETPTAQRETLIDNGEVDMIAATYSVNAGRLRAVDFAGPYLLTHQGLLVRNGGKINGLEDMDSSTLLCSVTGSTPAQKVKKALPQVQLQEFDTYSACVEALANGKVDALTTDATILAGFAQQHPGQMRVVELKKPDGKYWTNENYGIGMAKGHPQAVAAVNEALNAMHDTGEYTRIFHRNLGENVDPGKKPAIGDLSFVKT, from the coding sequence ATGACTTATTCCACGCACCACCGCAGCGCGCAGCGGCCCGCAGCCGGGCTGCTGCGCCGGGTGGGAGCCGCCCTCCTGGCGGCCTGCACGGTTATGGGGCTCGCCGCCTGCAGCGGCGGGGAGCCTCGTGACCTGCTCAGCAGTATCCGAGACGGACACGTGATCCTGGGCACTAAGTTCGACCAACCGGGGTTGGGCGTGCGCACGCCCGACCGGGACTTCGCCGGGGTGGACACCGACGTCTCCCGGTTTGTGGTGAACTACTTGGCCCACAAGCACGGCTGGGCAGAGCCCAAGGTCACTTGGCGGGAAACGCCCACCGCTCAGCGGGAGACACTGATCGACAACGGGGAGGTGGACATGATTGCGGCGACCTACTCTGTTAACGCCGGGCGGTTGCGCGCCGTGGACTTCGCCGGCCCCTACCTACTGACCCACCAGGGCCTGCTCGTGCGCAACGGCGGGAAGATCAACGGGTTGGAGGACATGGACAGCTCTACCTTGTTGTGCTCCGTCACCGGTTCCACGCCCGCCCAGAAGGTGAAGAAGGCACTACCGCAGGTGCAACTCCAGGAGTTCGATACCTACTCCGCCTGCGTGGAAGCCCTGGCCAACGGCAAGGTGGATGCCCTGACCACGGACGCCACGATTCTCGCCGGTTTTGCCCAGCAGCATCCCGGCCAGATGCGGGTCGTGGAGCTGAAGAAACCCGACGGCAAGTACTGGACCAACGAGAACTACGGAATCGGGATGGCCAAGGGCCACCCACAGGCCGTTGCGGCGGTCAACGAAGCTCTCAACGCTATGCACGACACCGGGGAGTACACCCGCATCTTCCACCGCAACCTCGGCGAGAACGTGGATCCGGGGAAGAAACCGGCCATCGGCGATCTGTCATTTGTGAAGACTTAG
- a CDS encoding amino acid ABC transporter permease: MNSDVWSQLGPALLPAFWMTIKLTVLSAIFSMILGTILVAMRVSPVRILRVLSTFYINTVRNTPLTLIVLFAMLGLWVNLSITLANNGPNNAHFATSNAFRLAVLAFTVYTSAFVAESLRSGINTVPFGQAEAARSLGFTFTQNFSYIIFPQALRGSIVPLGNTLIALTKNTTIASVIGVAEASLLMKSTIEKNADQVLWIFGIIALGFVILTLPTGLLFGSLSRRLAVKR; the protein is encoded by the coding sequence ATGAATTCCGATGTGTGGTCCCAGTTAGGGCCAGCGCTGTTGCCGGCGTTCTGGATGACGATCAAGCTCACCGTGCTCTCGGCGATCTTCTCCATGATCCTCGGCACCATCCTCGTAGCCATGCGGGTCTCCCCGGTGCGGATTCTGCGCGTGCTGTCCACCTTCTACATCAATACGGTGCGCAATACGCCGCTGACGCTCATCGTGCTGTTCGCCATGCTGGGCCTATGGGTCAACCTGAGCATCACCCTGGCGAACAACGGCCCCAACAATGCGCACTTCGCTACCTCCAATGCCTTTCGGCTGGCGGTGCTGGCCTTTACGGTGTACACCAGCGCCTTCGTGGCGGAGTCCCTGCGGTCCGGCATCAACACGGTCCCCTTCGGGCAGGCGGAAGCGGCCCGATCACTCGGGTTCACCTTCACGCAAAATTTCAGCTACATCATCTTCCCGCAAGCGCTGCGGGGTTCCATCGTGCCGCTGGGCAATACGTTGATAGCCCTGACCAAGAACACGACTATTGCCTCGGTCATCGGCGTGGCCGAGGCATCCCTACTGATGAAATCCACCATTGAGAAAAACGCCGATCAGGTGCTGTGGATCTTCGGCATCATTGCCCTGGGGTTTGTCATTCTCACCCTCCCCACGGGCCTTCTCTTTGGCTCCCTGAGCCGACGATTGGCGGTGAAGCGGTAG